One window of Campylobacter sp. RM12651 genomic DNA carries:
- a CDS encoding capsule biosynthesis protein: MKKKIIKFITSFKIIIVLSLISLIYFAFIASSRYESTAIIGVKSTSTTTDTSSLIPIIGLTSSSKEDLMYLKEYINSYDMLTILQKDINIKAMYEGKIDYELFLKNLDVKEDFLKYYQSRIKVVYDDITGLLSIKINAFSPEDSKKIADTILKESENFINEISHKIAREQMSFAKEELEKASLELSKAQDEINKFQNTNSMLDPVSQAKTQSAIKTQIEEKIIAKEVELATLNSYLNSNTPQVKALKSELDALKSQLKKEANKLTSKDKNDKLNYLAIDFSNLSFKLKFAEDAYKLALASYEKSRLEANKKLKQVIIISSPVLSEIAIYPNVIYDVFSVFFILTLVFGIIKFTYSIIEEHRY, from the coding sequence ATGAAAAAAAAGATTATAAAATTTATAACAAGCTTTAAAATTATTATAGTTTTAAGCTTAATTTCACTGATTTATTTTGCTTTTATAGCAAGTTCAAGATATGAAAGCACAGCAATAATTGGAGTAAAATCTACAAGCACTACCACTGATACATCTAGCCTAATACCAATAATAGGACTTACAAGTTCATCTAAAGAAGATTTAATGTATCTTAAAGAATATATAAATTCATACGATATGCTAACAATTTTGCAAAAAGATATAAATATCAAAGCTATGTATGAAGGAAAAATTGATTATGAATTATTTTTGAAAAATCTTGATGTAAAAGAAGATTTTTTAAAATATTATCAAAGTAGAATAAAGGTAGTTTATGATGATATTACCGGACTTTTAAGTATTAAAATTAACGCATTTTCTCCAGAAGATTCTAAAAAAATAGCCGATACGATACTTAAGGAAAGTGAAAATTTCATAAACGAAATATCACATAAAATCGCAAGAGAGCAAATGAGTTTTGCAAAAGAAGAATTAGAAAAAGCTAGTTTAGAGCTAAGTAAAGCCCAAGATGAAATAAATAAATTTCAAAATACAAATTCTATGTTAGACCCTGTAAGTCAAGCAAAAACCCAATCAGCCATAAAAACACAAATAGAAGAAAAAATAATAGCAAAAGAAGTAGAACTTGCCACATTAAATAGTTACTTAAACTCAAATACTCCACAAGTAAAAGCATTAAAATCAGAATTAGACGCACTAAAATCTCAATTAAAAAAAGAAGCTAATAAATTAACTTCAAAAGATAAAAATGATAAATTAAATTATTTAGCAATTGATTTTAGCAATCTTAGTTTTAAATTAAAATTCGCTGAAGATGCTTATAAATTAGCTCTAGCATCTTATGAAAAATCAAGACTAGAAGCTAATAAAAAGTTAAAACAAGTTATTATAATTTCTTCGCCGGTTTTATCAGAAATTGCAATATATCCAAATGTAATTTATGATGTATTCTCAGTATTTTTTATATTAACATTAGTTTTTGGAATTATTAAATTTACATATTCAATAATAGAGGAGCATAGATATTAA